A region of Desulfitibacter sp. BRH_c19 DNA encodes the following proteins:
- a CDS encoding serine dehydratase, which yields MSSVFDILGPVMVGPSSSHTAGAVNIGRVARQILGNEPIRADITLYGSFAMTYRGHGTDRALVAGILGMTTYDSRIKNALEIAEQQNVKINFVLEGQHPYHANTAKIVIYGGDHRAEIIGVSIGGGRISIKEIDGFAVNLSGEYHTLICSYDEQLGMVAQVSAILASENVNIAFMRVSRNENRDRALMIVQVDQPLTEEVVSKLNKLEAIAHVKYLRKIEF from the coding sequence ATGAGTAGTGTATTTGATATTCTAGGGCCAGTAATGGTAGGACCATCTAGCTCCCACACAGCGGGAGCAGTAAATATAGGCAGAGTTGCAAGGCAGATCCTTGGTAATGAACCTATTAGAGCGGATATTACTCTATATGGGTCTTTTGCGATGACTTACAGGGGACATGGTACTGACAGAGCATTAGTAGCTGGTATTCTTGGAATGACCACCTATGATTCAAGAATAAAAAATGCCCTAGAAATTGCTGAGCAACAAAATGTTAAGATAAATTTTGTATTAGAAGGACAACATCCCTATCATGCAAATACAGCAAAAATCGTTATTTATGGTGGAGATCACAGGGCAGAAATTATAGGAGTATCAATTGGTGGAGGAAGAATTTCTATCAAAGAAATAGATGGTTTTGCAGTAAATCTATCGGGCGAATATCATACTCTTATTTGCTCATATGATGAACAATTGGGTATGGTGGCACAGGTATCTGCTATCCTTGCCTCAGAGAATGTAAATATAGCTTTTATGCGTGTTTCAAGAAATGAAAACAGAGATAGAGCATTGATGATTGTACAAGTGGATCAACCTTTGACAGAAGAAGTGGTTTCCAAACTAAATAAATTAGAGGCTATAGCACATGTAAAATATCTAAGAAAAATAGAATTTTAA
- a CDS encoding serine dehydratase produces MEKFHSLQEWTSLADKHGISLVEVVIRGEVSASGKSQEEIREKMSNNLKVMQNSIKEGLEKKEATMGGLANREGVKILDAVKEGKIADDRISKVTFRALAVSELNAAMGCIVAAPTAGSCGILPAILTTVGEERNSSYDELVDALFIASGIGTIIAERATIAGAEGGCQAECGSAASMAAGAVVYLHQGTPEQMLDAAALALKNSLGLVCDPVAGLVEVPCIKRNAFLAVQALVAADLAIAGVKSVIPADEVIDAMSEIGKEMSSKYKETAQGGLAKTPTGQKIAQEIRG; encoded by the coding sequence ATGGAAAAGTTTCACTCTTTACAAGAATGGACATCTCTAGCTGATAAACATGGTATTTCTTTAGTAGAAGTAGTTATAAGAGGAGAAGTGTCAGCATCAGGAAAAAGCCAAGAAGAAATAAGGGAAAAAATGTCCAATAACTTGAAGGTGATGCAGAATTCAATAAAAGAGGGGCTTGAAAAAAAGGAAGCTACCATGGGAGGACTTGCAAATAGAGAAGGGGTCAAAATTCTTGATGCCGTTAAAGAAGGAAAAATAGCGGATGATAGAATTTCAAAGGTAACATTTAGGGCCCTTGCAGTTAGTGAATTGAATGCAGCCATGGGATGTATTGTCGCTGCACCTACTGCAGGCTCATGTGGAATTTTGCCAGCAATTTTAACAACAGTAGGAGAAGAAAGAAACAGTAGTTATGACGAATTAGTTGATGCCCTTTTTATTGCCTCTGGTATTGGAACTATCATTGCTGAAAGAGCTACAATTGCAGGAGCTGAAGGAGGCTGCCAGGCCGAATGTGGTTCTGCAGCTAGCATGGCAGCTGGTGCAGTAGTATATTTGCATCAGGGAACTCCAGAACAGATGTTAGATGCAGCAGCGTTGGCGCTAAAAAATTCGCTTGGACTCGTTTGTGATCCTGTCGCTGGATTAGTGGAGGTACCCTGTATCAAAAGAAATGCCTTCCTTGCTGTTCAAGCCTTAGTTGCTGCTGACTTAGCTATTGCTGGAGTAAAAAGTGTTATTCCAGCAGATGAAGTTATTGATGCAATGTCAGAAATCGGTAAAGAAATGTCATCTAAGTATAAAGAAACTGCCCAGGGAGGCCTTGCAAAAACTCCAACTGGCCAAAAAATAGCACAAGAAATTAGGGGATAG